The proteins below are encoded in one region of Zerene cesonia ecotype Mississippi chromosome 10, Zerene_cesonia_1.1, whole genome shotgun sequence:
- the LOC119829586 gene encoding uncharacterized protein LOC119829586, with protein MEKVLPDILNALSLNNPESLRLLKEAVRWEYWSSIMQQGTEKGNLDALEALVNMDTVVNWGVGSFLLAEKLANLVSRTYVFRYSYPSYVDLNGNRLNMTGAMRGTDLIALLGDAMMLQVARRPASNDEKHISSKYRRYIINFVKFGVPSTKDEWRRFTVHEKNVFEICDTNLGRCCIKNIQKDVAFWTQYLPRLSKSLLSSNKYSEKVVGDQGESRLRGGIFAMCGVSIILLFLLFASGLLLHRRRSYRPSSVDSQIAY; from the exons atGGAAAAAGTTCTTcctgatattttaaatgctttatcattaaataatccAGAGTCATTACGACTG TTGAAGGAGGCTGTGCGGTGGGAGTACTGGTCGTCTATAATGCAGCAAGGGACAGAAAAGGGAAATCTTGATGCTCTAGAGGCCCTCGTTAATATGGATACTGTCGTGAACTGGGGGGTTGGAAGCTTTTTGCTTGCAGAAAAATTAGCAAATTTAGTATCGCGTACATATGTTTTTCGTTACTCATATCCATCCTATGTAGATCTTAACGGAAATCGTCTTAATATGACAG gTGCCATGAGAGGGACGGACCTTATTGCTTTACTGGGTGATGCCATGATGCTGCAAGTAGCTAGAAGACCTGCTTCTAATGATGAGAAACACATTTCTTCAAAATATAGacgatatataataaattttgtaaaatttgg TGTACCAAGTACTAAAGACGAATGGCGTCGTTTTACGGTTCATGAAAagaatgtatttgaaatatgcGATACAAACTTAGGACGCTGCtgtatcaaaaatattcaGAAAGATGTAGCATTTTGGACACAATACTTACCACGTCTATCTAAATCATTGCTAAGctctaataaatattcagaaaaGGTAGTGGGAGATCAGG gtGAAAGCCGTTTACGAGGAGGAATATTTGCCATGTGTGGAGTTTCCATTATATTACTCTTCCTTTTATTTGCTAGTGGTCTATTATTGCACAGAAGACGATCTTATCGACCCTCATCTGTTGATTCACAAATAGCGTATTAG
- the LOC119829354 gene encoding protein mono-ADP-ribosyltransferase PARP16, producing the protein MEGEPEALSDTATNCNLASTSETLSDNNQAKLDSLEKKAVHLRLVLEKDFKAADIKWSLFVAAAFSFRYESCLRPFPPAFMKNGVKDMDELLSVITDVPALDLVLQQLDNLDNLGNLSDIIDLLFYVLVRLKEPSLKTVLPESHEAVLINAHSLKPAPKPQFMFQVVYSSKSNSEIKWKELSKNHKVFYAYHGNRLENFYTILNFGIQQHLNKTTLLGNGVYLSPELSISLPYSHGGFGWGASCIGGHLSCVALCEVIDAPDGINYQKPVSHEGDGIYEEDNSKGITDQTLDSRTAHYVVTNCDLVRVRYLLVYAKQPASLRFPTVNSNRNAGGLREWLTRHKLFSILLGYGLMLATIGFANNQPVNYYYKILLKKIDVALSNVKA; encoded by the exons ATGGAAGGAGAACCAGAAGCATTATCGGATACAGCTACTAACTGCAATCTAGCATCCACATCTGAAACTTTGTCAGATAACAACCAAGCAAAACTGGATTCTTTAGAAAAGAAAGCTGTTCATTTAAg ATTAGTATTggaaaaagattttaaagcaGCCGATATAAAATGGAGTCTTTTTGTAGCTGCTGCGTTTAGCTTTCGGTACGAGAGTTGTCTAAGACCATTTCCACCTGCATTCATGAAAAATGGCGTAAAAGATATGGATGAATTA CTAAGCGTCATTACGGATGTACCGGCTCTGGATTTGGTATTACAGCAACTAGATAATCTCGATAATTTGGGTAATCTGAGCGACATCATAGATCTGCTATTTTATGTTCTTGTTAGGTTAAAAGAACCAAGTTTGAAAACAGTGCTACCCGAATCG caTGAAGCCGTTTTAATTAACGCACACTCTTTGAAGCCAGCACCGAAGCCACAGTTTATGTTTCAAGTAGTATATTCGTCTAAATCGAATTCAGAAATTAAATGGAAggaattatcaaaaaatcatAAAGTCTTTTACGCATATCATGGCAATCGCTTGGAAAATTTCTATACAATTCTGAATTTTGGTATCCAACAACACTTAAATAAG acgaCTTTACTGGGCAATGGCGTATATCTGTCGCCAGAACTTAGCATAAGCTTGCCCTATAGTCACGGTGGGTTCGGATGGGGTGCTAGCTGCATTGGTGGGCATTTATCATGCGTTGCTCTTTGTGAGGTTATAGACGCCCCTGATGGTATTAACTATCAAAAACCAGTATCTCATGAag GTGATGGAATTTATGAAGAGGATAATAGTAAGGGTATTACAGACCAAACTTTGGACTCAAGAACCGCACATTATGTTGTTACAAACTGTGATTTAGTTCGAGTACGATATTTACTTGTGTATGCTAAACAGCCTGCGTCGCTACGGTTTCCTACAGTAAACTCCAACAGAAATG CTGGCGGTCTTCGAGAATGGCTTACGAGACACAAATTGTTTTCTATCCTTCTCGGTTATGGTCTAATGCTAGCGACGATTGGGTTCGCGAACAATCAGCCCGTTAATtactattacaaaattttattaaagaaaatagatGTAGCACTCAGTAACGTTAAAGCGTGA
- the LOC119829439 gene encoding aryl hydrocarbon receptor nuclear translocator homolog isoform X1, whose protein sequence is MSAVAPTIPGVDPAKEIQKRRAGSIGSDDDDASGGKYTRMEEDNIQDKERFASRENHCEIERRRRNKMTAYITELSDMVPTCSALARKPDKLTILRMAVAHMKALRGTGNTSTDGTYKPSFLTDQELKHLILEAADGFLFVVSCDTGRIIYVSDSIAPVLNYSQGEWYSSCLYDQVHPDDVEKVREQLSTQEPQNTGRILDLKTGTVKKEGHQSSMRQVMGSRRGFICRMRVGGTAESAHLGRLRARNSLGPSHDGHNYAVVHCTGYIKNWPPTDLFPGMQMDRPVEDELHASHCCLVAIGRLQVTSTPNASESSLCSGGVEFVSRHSVDGRFTFADQRAAQVVGYAPADLLGKLCYEFYHPEDQQHMRDNFDQVLKLKGQIISLMYRFRTKSREWVWLRTSAFAFLNPYNDDVEYIVCTNTLANRSLGSTTGESVSEESYDYHLRQRDVYQAPPPAMHQQHHAATGLHTAFAHTGGAGVGTRSPVEGVGGAANAAAGATYAAHYAPEYSPHRPANTPPHTTWTTLRPSGSAGAGAGAGAAEGYAYGGEAAGAAAASPARSPPAPPYLPPAHYHHNHHHPTHGMWAWQGGAAGAGAGAPGPAAEGAHAPHELSEMLQILDQSGSATFEDLNINMFNSNFE, encoded by the exons ATGTCTGCCGTGGCTCCCACTATCCCCG GGGTTGACCCAGCAAAGGAAATACAAAAGCGTCGCGCTGGTAGTATTGG ATCCGATGACGACGACGCAAGTGGTGGAAAATACACAAGGATGGAGGAGGATAATATTCAAGACAAAGAGAGATTCGCaag CCGAGAAAACCATTGTGAGATTGAACGCCGTAGAAGAAACAAGATGACAGCTTACATTACGGAACTTTCTGATATGGTTCCAACATGCTCCGCTCTAGCACGGAAGCCCGACAAACTAACCATACTGCGTATGGCAGTAGCCCATATGAAAGCTTTAAGAG GTACTGGAAATACTTCTACAGACGGTACATATAAACCATCATTTTTGACTGATCAAGagctaaaacatttaattcttGAAGCCGCAGAtggctttttatttgttgtatcaTGTGATACAGGTCGTATTATATACGTTAGTGATAGTATAGCTCCTGTGCTTAATTATTCCCAG gGTGAATGGTACTCTTCATGTTTGTATGATCAAGTGCATCCAGATGATGTTGAAAAGGTGCGAGAACAATTGAGCACTCAGGAACCCCAAAATACCGGGCGCATATTAGATCTTAAAACTGGAACTGTTAAGAAAGAAGGGCATCAAT CGTCCATGCGGCAAGTGATGGGCTCGCGGCGCGGGTTCATCTGCCGGATGCGCGTGGGCGGCACGGCGGAGAGCGCGCACCTCGGGCGGCTGCGCGCGCGCAACTCGCTCGGGCCCTCGCACGACGGACACAACTACGCGGTGGTGCACTGCACGGGATACATCAAGAACTGGCCGCCGACAG ATCTGTTTCCAGGTATGCAGATGGATCGTCCTGTTGAAGACGAGCTTCACGCGTCTCATTGTTGTTTAGTGGCTATTGGAAGATTGCAG GTGACATCAACGCCGAACGCATCGGAGAGCAGCCTGTGCAGCGGCGGCGTGGAGTTCGTGTCGCGCCACTCGGTGGACGGACGCTTCACGTTCGCGGACCAGCGCGCCGCGCAGGTCGTGGGCTACGCGCCGGCAGACCTGCTCGGGAAACTCTGCTACGAGTTCTACCACCCGGAGGACCAGCAGCACATGAGGGATAACTTTGATCAAG ttttaaaattaaaagggCAAATAATCTCATTGATGTATCGATTTCGGACGAAGAGTAGAGAGTGGGTCTGGCTGAGAACATCCGCATTTGCATTCTTGAATCCATACAATGATGATGTCGAGTACATAGTGTGTACAAACACTTTGGCAAA CCGCTCCCTGGGCAGCACGACGGGCGAGAGCGTGTCGGAGGAGAGCTACGACTACCACCTGCGGCAGCGCGACGTGTACCAGGCGCCTCCGCCCGCCATGCACCAGCAGCACCACGCGGCTACAGGTCTTCATA CAGCGTTCGCGCACACAGGTGGCGCCGGCGTGGGCACGCGGTCGCCGGTGGAGGGCGTGGGCGGCGCGGCCAACGCGGCGGCCGGCGCCACGTACGCGGCGCACTACGCGCCCGAGTACTCGCCGCACCGCCCCGCCAACACGCCGCCGCACACCACCTGGACCACGCTCAGACCG AGCGGAAGTGCCGGTGCGGGCGCGGGCGCAGGCGCGGCGGAGGGGTACGCGTACGGCGGCgaggcggcgggcgcggcggccgCCAGCCCCGCGCGctcgccgcccgcgccgccctaCCTGCCGCCCGCGCACTACCACCACAACCACCATCACCCCACGCACG GTATGTGGGCGTGGcagggcggcgcggcgggggcgggcgcgggcgcgccGGGCCCGGCCGCAGAGGGCGCGCACGCCCCACACGAGCTCTCCGAGATGCTGCAGATCCTCGACCAGAGCGGCTCCGCCACATTCGAGGACCTCAATATAAACATGTTCAACTCCAACTTCGAATAG
- the LOC119829439 gene encoding aryl hydrocarbon receptor nuclear translocator homolog isoform X3, whose protein sequence is MSAVAPTIPGVDPAKEIQKRRAGSIGSDDDDASGGKYTRMEEDNIQDKERFASRENHCEIERRRRNKMTAYITELSDMVPTCSALARKPDKLTILRMAVAHMKALRGTGNTSTDGTYKPSFLTDQELKHLILEAADGFLFVVSCDTGRIIYVSDSIAPVLNYSQGEWYSSCLYDQVHPDDVEKVREQLSTQEPQNTGRILDLKTGTVKKEGHQSSMRQVMGSRRGFICRMRVGGTAESAHLGRLRARNSLGPSHDGHNYAVVHCTGYIKNWPPTDLFPGMQMDRPVEDELHASHCCLVAIGRLQVTSTPNASESSLCSGGVEFVSRHSVDGRFTFADQRAAQVVGYAPADLLGKLCYEFYHPEDQQHMRDNFDQVLKLKGQIISLMYRFRTKSREWVWLRTSAFAFLNPYNDDVEYIVCTNTLANRSLGSTTGESVSEESYDYHLRQRDVYQAPPPAMHQQHHAATGLHSGAGVGTRSPVEGVGGAANAAAGATYAAHYAPEYSPHRPANTPPHTTWTTLRPSGSAGAGAGAGAAEGYAYGGEAAGAAAASPARSPPAPPYLPPAHYHHNHHHPTHGMWAWQGGAAGAGAGAPGPAAEGAHAPHELSEMLQILDQSGSATFEDLNINMFNSNFE, encoded by the exons ATGTCTGCCGTGGCTCCCACTATCCCCG GGGTTGACCCAGCAAAGGAAATACAAAAGCGTCGCGCTGGTAGTATTGG ATCCGATGACGACGACGCAAGTGGTGGAAAATACACAAGGATGGAGGAGGATAATATTCAAGACAAAGAGAGATTCGCaag CCGAGAAAACCATTGTGAGATTGAACGCCGTAGAAGAAACAAGATGACAGCTTACATTACGGAACTTTCTGATATGGTTCCAACATGCTCCGCTCTAGCACGGAAGCCCGACAAACTAACCATACTGCGTATGGCAGTAGCCCATATGAAAGCTTTAAGAG GTACTGGAAATACTTCTACAGACGGTACATATAAACCATCATTTTTGACTGATCAAGagctaaaacatttaattcttGAAGCCGCAGAtggctttttatttgttgtatcaTGTGATACAGGTCGTATTATATACGTTAGTGATAGTATAGCTCCTGTGCTTAATTATTCCCAG gGTGAATGGTACTCTTCATGTTTGTATGATCAAGTGCATCCAGATGATGTTGAAAAGGTGCGAGAACAATTGAGCACTCAGGAACCCCAAAATACCGGGCGCATATTAGATCTTAAAACTGGAACTGTTAAGAAAGAAGGGCATCAAT CGTCCATGCGGCAAGTGATGGGCTCGCGGCGCGGGTTCATCTGCCGGATGCGCGTGGGCGGCACGGCGGAGAGCGCGCACCTCGGGCGGCTGCGCGCGCGCAACTCGCTCGGGCCCTCGCACGACGGACACAACTACGCGGTGGTGCACTGCACGGGATACATCAAGAACTGGCCGCCGACAG ATCTGTTTCCAGGTATGCAGATGGATCGTCCTGTTGAAGACGAGCTTCACGCGTCTCATTGTTGTTTAGTGGCTATTGGAAGATTGCAG GTGACATCAACGCCGAACGCATCGGAGAGCAGCCTGTGCAGCGGCGGCGTGGAGTTCGTGTCGCGCCACTCGGTGGACGGACGCTTCACGTTCGCGGACCAGCGCGCCGCGCAGGTCGTGGGCTACGCGCCGGCAGACCTGCTCGGGAAACTCTGCTACGAGTTCTACCACCCGGAGGACCAGCAGCACATGAGGGATAACTTTGATCAAG ttttaaaattaaaagggCAAATAATCTCATTGATGTATCGATTTCGGACGAAGAGTAGAGAGTGGGTCTGGCTGAGAACATCCGCATTTGCATTCTTGAATCCATACAATGATGATGTCGAGTACATAGTGTGTACAAACACTTTGGCAAA CCGCTCCCTGGGCAGCACGACGGGCGAGAGCGTGTCGGAGGAGAGCTACGACTACCACCTGCGGCAGCGCGACGTGTACCAGGCGCCTCCGCCCGCCATGCACCAGCAGCACCACGCGGCTACAGGTCTTCATA GTGGCGCCGGCGTGGGCACGCGGTCGCCGGTGGAGGGCGTGGGCGGCGCGGCCAACGCGGCGGCCGGCGCCACGTACGCGGCGCACTACGCGCCCGAGTACTCGCCGCACCGCCCCGCCAACACGCCGCCGCACACCACCTGGACCACGCTCAGACCG AGCGGAAGTGCCGGTGCGGGCGCGGGCGCAGGCGCGGCGGAGGGGTACGCGTACGGCGGCgaggcggcgggcgcggcggccgCCAGCCCCGCGCGctcgccgcccgcgccgccctaCCTGCCGCCCGCGCACTACCACCACAACCACCATCACCCCACGCACG GTATGTGGGCGTGGcagggcggcgcggcgggggcgggcgcgggcgcgccGGGCCCGGCCGCAGAGGGCGCGCACGCCCCACACGAGCTCTCCGAGATGCTGCAGATCCTCGACCAGAGCGGCTCCGCCACATTCGAGGACCTCAATATAAACATGTTCAACTCCAACTTCGAATAG
- the LOC119829439 gene encoding aryl hydrocarbon receptor nuclear translocator homolog isoform X4, translated as MSAVAPTIPGVDPAKEIQKRRAGSIGSDDDDASGGKYTRMEEDNIQDKERFASRENHCEIERRRRNKMTAYITELSDMVPTCSALARKPDKLTILRMAVAHMKALRGTGNTSTDGTYKPSFLTDQELKHLILEAADGFLFVVSCDTGRIIYVSDSIAPVLNYSQGEWYSSCLYDQVHPDDVEKVREQLSTQEPQNTGRILDLKTGTVKKEGHQSSMRQVMGSRRGFICRMRVGGTAESAHLGRLRARNSLGPSHDGHNYAVVHCTGYIKNWPPTDLFPGMQMDRPVEDELHASHCCLVAIGRLQVTSTPNASESSLCSGGVEFVSRHSVDGRFTFADQRAAQVVGYAPADLLGKLCYEFYHPEDQQHMRDNFDQVLKLKGQIISLMYRFRTKSREWVWLRTSAFAFLNPYNDDVEYIVCTNTLANRSLGSTTGESVSEESYDYHLRQRDVYQAPPPAMHQQHHAATGGAGVGTRSPVEGVGGAANAAAGATYAAHYAPEYSPHRPANTPPHTTWTTLRPSGSAGAGAGAGAAEGYAYGGEAAGAAAASPARSPPAPPYLPPAHYHHNHHHPTHGMWAWQGGAAGAGAGAPGPAAEGAHAPHELSEMLQILDQSGSATFEDLNINMFNSNFE; from the exons ATGTCTGCCGTGGCTCCCACTATCCCCG GGGTTGACCCAGCAAAGGAAATACAAAAGCGTCGCGCTGGTAGTATTGG ATCCGATGACGACGACGCAAGTGGTGGAAAATACACAAGGATGGAGGAGGATAATATTCAAGACAAAGAGAGATTCGCaag CCGAGAAAACCATTGTGAGATTGAACGCCGTAGAAGAAACAAGATGACAGCTTACATTACGGAACTTTCTGATATGGTTCCAACATGCTCCGCTCTAGCACGGAAGCCCGACAAACTAACCATACTGCGTATGGCAGTAGCCCATATGAAAGCTTTAAGAG GTACTGGAAATACTTCTACAGACGGTACATATAAACCATCATTTTTGACTGATCAAGagctaaaacatttaattcttGAAGCCGCAGAtggctttttatttgttgtatcaTGTGATACAGGTCGTATTATATACGTTAGTGATAGTATAGCTCCTGTGCTTAATTATTCCCAG gGTGAATGGTACTCTTCATGTTTGTATGATCAAGTGCATCCAGATGATGTTGAAAAGGTGCGAGAACAATTGAGCACTCAGGAACCCCAAAATACCGGGCGCATATTAGATCTTAAAACTGGAACTGTTAAGAAAGAAGGGCATCAAT CGTCCATGCGGCAAGTGATGGGCTCGCGGCGCGGGTTCATCTGCCGGATGCGCGTGGGCGGCACGGCGGAGAGCGCGCACCTCGGGCGGCTGCGCGCGCGCAACTCGCTCGGGCCCTCGCACGACGGACACAACTACGCGGTGGTGCACTGCACGGGATACATCAAGAACTGGCCGCCGACAG ATCTGTTTCCAGGTATGCAGATGGATCGTCCTGTTGAAGACGAGCTTCACGCGTCTCATTGTTGTTTAGTGGCTATTGGAAGATTGCAG GTGACATCAACGCCGAACGCATCGGAGAGCAGCCTGTGCAGCGGCGGCGTGGAGTTCGTGTCGCGCCACTCGGTGGACGGACGCTTCACGTTCGCGGACCAGCGCGCCGCGCAGGTCGTGGGCTACGCGCCGGCAGACCTGCTCGGGAAACTCTGCTACGAGTTCTACCACCCGGAGGACCAGCAGCACATGAGGGATAACTTTGATCAAG ttttaaaattaaaagggCAAATAATCTCATTGATGTATCGATTTCGGACGAAGAGTAGAGAGTGGGTCTGGCTGAGAACATCCGCATTTGCATTCTTGAATCCATACAATGATGATGTCGAGTACATAGTGTGTACAAACACTTTGGCAAA CCGCTCCCTGGGCAGCACGACGGGCGAGAGCGTGTCGGAGGAGAGCTACGACTACCACCTGCGGCAGCGCGACGTGTACCAGGCGCCTCCGCCCGCCATGCACCAGCAGCACCACGCGGCTACAG GTGGCGCCGGCGTGGGCACGCGGTCGCCGGTGGAGGGCGTGGGCGGCGCGGCCAACGCGGCGGCCGGCGCCACGTACGCGGCGCACTACGCGCCCGAGTACTCGCCGCACCGCCCCGCCAACACGCCGCCGCACACCACCTGGACCACGCTCAGACCG AGCGGAAGTGCCGGTGCGGGCGCGGGCGCAGGCGCGGCGGAGGGGTACGCGTACGGCGGCgaggcggcgggcgcggcggccgCCAGCCCCGCGCGctcgccgcccgcgccgccctaCCTGCCGCCCGCGCACTACCACCACAACCACCATCACCCCACGCACG GTATGTGGGCGTGGcagggcggcgcggcgggggcgggcgcgggcgcgccGGGCCCGGCCGCAGAGGGCGCGCACGCCCCACACGAGCTCTCCGAGATGCTGCAGATCCTCGACCAGAGCGGCTCCGCCACATTCGAGGACCTCAATATAAACATGTTCAACTCCAACTTCGAATAG
- the LOC119829439 gene encoding aryl hydrocarbon receptor nuclear translocator homolog isoform X2, with product MSAVAPTIPGVDPAKEIQKRRAGSIGSDDDDASGGKYTRMEEDNIQDKERFASRENHCEIERRRRNKMTAYITELSDMVPTCSALARKPDKLTILRMAVAHMKALRGTGNTSTDGTYKPSFLTDQELKHLILEAADGFLFVVSCDTGRIIYVSDSIAPVLNYSQGEWYSSCLYDQVHPDDVEKVREQLSTQEPQNTGRILDLKTGTVKKEGHQSSMRQVMGSRRGFICRMRVGGTAESAHLGRLRARNSLGPSHDGHNYAVVHCTGYIKNWPPTGMQMDRPVEDELHASHCCLVAIGRLQVTSTPNASESSLCSGGVEFVSRHSVDGRFTFADQRAAQVVGYAPADLLGKLCYEFYHPEDQQHMRDNFDQVLKLKGQIISLMYRFRTKSREWVWLRTSAFAFLNPYNDDVEYIVCTNTLANRSLGSTTGESVSEESYDYHLRQRDVYQAPPPAMHQQHHAATGLHTAFAHTGGAGVGTRSPVEGVGGAANAAAGATYAAHYAPEYSPHRPANTPPHTTWTTLRPSGSAGAGAGAGAAEGYAYGGEAAGAAAASPARSPPAPPYLPPAHYHHNHHHPTHGMWAWQGGAAGAGAGAPGPAAEGAHAPHELSEMLQILDQSGSATFEDLNINMFNSNFE from the exons ATGTCTGCCGTGGCTCCCACTATCCCCG GGGTTGACCCAGCAAAGGAAATACAAAAGCGTCGCGCTGGTAGTATTGG ATCCGATGACGACGACGCAAGTGGTGGAAAATACACAAGGATGGAGGAGGATAATATTCAAGACAAAGAGAGATTCGCaag CCGAGAAAACCATTGTGAGATTGAACGCCGTAGAAGAAACAAGATGACAGCTTACATTACGGAACTTTCTGATATGGTTCCAACATGCTCCGCTCTAGCACGGAAGCCCGACAAACTAACCATACTGCGTATGGCAGTAGCCCATATGAAAGCTTTAAGAG GTACTGGAAATACTTCTACAGACGGTACATATAAACCATCATTTTTGACTGATCAAGagctaaaacatttaattcttGAAGCCGCAGAtggctttttatttgttgtatcaTGTGATACAGGTCGTATTATATACGTTAGTGATAGTATAGCTCCTGTGCTTAATTATTCCCAG gGTGAATGGTACTCTTCATGTTTGTATGATCAAGTGCATCCAGATGATGTTGAAAAGGTGCGAGAACAATTGAGCACTCAGGAACCCCAAAATACCGGGCGCATATTAGATCTTAAAACTGGAACTGTTAAGAAAGAAGGGCATCAAT CGTCCATGCGGCAAGTGATGGGCTCGCGGCGCGGGTTCATCTGCCGGATGCGCGTGGGCGGCACGGCGGAGAGCGCGCACCTCGGGCGGCTGCGCGCGCGCAACTCGCTCGGGCCCTCGCACGACGGACACAACTACGCGGTGGTGCACTGCACGGGATACATCAAGAACTGGCCGCCGACAG GTATGCAGATGGATCGTCCTGTTGAAGACGAGCTTCACGCGTCTCATTGTTGTTTAGTGGCTATTGGAAGATTGCAG GTGACATCAACGCCGAACGCATCGGAGAGCAGCCTGTGCAGCGGCGGCGTGGAGTTCGTGTCGCGCCACTCGGTGGACGGACGCTTCACGTTCGCGGACCAGCGCGCCGCGCAGGTCGTGGGCTACGCGCCGGCAGACCTGCTCGGGAAACTCTGCTACGAGTTCTACCACCCGGAGGACCAGCAGCACATGAGGGATAACTTTGATCAAG ttttaaaattaaaagggCAAATAATCTCATTGATGTATCGATTTCGGACGAAGAGTAGAGAGTGGGTCTGGCTGAGAACATCCGCATTTGCATTCTTGAATCCATACAATGATGATGTCGAGTACATAGTGTGTACAAACACTTTGGCAAA CCGCTCCCTGGGCAGCACGACGGGCGAGAGCGTGTCGGAGGAGAGCTACGACTACCACCTGCGGCAGCGCGACGTGTACCAGGCGCCTCCGCCCGCCATGCACCAGCAGCACCACGCGGCTACAGGTCTTCATA CAGCGTTCGCGCACACAGGTGGCGCCGGCGTGGGCACGCGGTCGCCGGTGGAGGGCGTGGGCGGCGCGGCCAACGCGGCGGCCGGCGCCACGTACGCGGCGCACTACGCGCCCGAGTACTCGCCGCACCGCCCCGCCAACACGCCGCCGCACACCACCTGGACCACGCTCAGACCG AGCGGAAGTGCCGGTGCGGGCGCGGGCGCAGGCGCGGCGGAGGGGTACGCGTACGGCGGCgaggcggcgggcgcggcggccgCCAGCCCCGCGCGctcgccgcccgcgccgccctaCCTGCCGCCCGCGCACTACCACCACAACCACCATCACCCCACGCACG GTATGTGGGCGTGGcagggcggcgcggcgggggcgggcgcgggcgcgccGGGCCCGGCCGCAGAGGGCGCGCACGCCCCACACGAGCTCTCCGAGATGCTGCAGATCCTCGACCAGAGCGGCTCCGCCACATTCGAGGACCTCAATATAAACATGTTCAACTCCAACTTCGAATAG
- the LOC119829733 gene encoding splicing factor 3B subunit 6, which produces MALALQRRANVRLPPEVNRILYIRNLPYKISAEEMYDIFGKYGAIRQIRVGNTPETRGTAFVVYEDIFDAKNACDHLSGFNVCNRYLVVLYYRSNKAFKGMDIEKKQEEIDSLKKKYGISSEDLRK; this is translated from the exons ATGGCATTAGCTCTTCAGAGGCGTGCTAat GTCAGACTTCCTCCAGAAGTTAATAGGATTCTTTATATAAGAAACTTGCCATACAAAATATCAGCTGAAGAAATGTATGATATATTTGGAAAATATGGAGCTATAAGGCAAATACGAGT TGGAAATACACCCGAAACAAGAGGAACTGCATTTGTTGtatatgaagatatttttGATGCAAAGAATGCATGTGATCATTTATCAGGatttaatgtatgtaacaGATATTTAGTTGTGTTATACTACAGATCTAACAAAGCATTCAAGGGAATGGATATTGAGAAGAAACAAGAAGAAATTGATTCACTTAAAAAGAAGTATGGAATATCTTCAGAGGATTTACgcaaataa